A genomic window from Desulfatiglans sp. includes:
- the uvrB gene encoding excinuclease ABC subunit UvrB has protein sequence MFKIVTDLKPCGDQPQAINDLVRGIKNNLKHQVLLGVTGSGKTFTMAHVIESVQKPALIMAPNKTLAAQLYGEFKNLFPENAVEYFVSYYDYYQPEAYIPQSDTYIQKDSSINENIDKMRHSATRSLLDRDDVIIIASVSCIYGLGSPEAYHDMILYAEKGDKLSRDIAVKKLVEIYYERGDFDFYRGRFRVRGDILDIFPAYEEDKAIRITFWGDDVEAIQEIDPLTGKVKKELNRITIYPATHYVTSAEIRDKAIKGIREEMKQRVEEFRNNNKFIEAQRIEERTLFDLEMMIEMGYCHGIENYSRHLTGRGQGEAPPTLLDYFPKDFLLFIDESHITVPQIGGMYRGDRSRKETLVSYGFRLPSALDNRPLKFEEFNERLNQIVYVSATPGPYELEKGEAITEQIIRPTGLIDPEIMIVPAKDQVDDLLYRIRERVKNNERVLVTTLTKRMAEDLAEYYSELNVKVRYLHSDIKTIERMEIIRDLRLGVFDVLIGINLLREGLDIPEVSLVAIMDADKEGFLRSERSLIQTCGRAARNLNGTVILYADQVTGSMERAIDESNRRREIQLKYNIENNITPESIAK, from the coding sequence ATGTTCAAAATAGTTACAGACCTTAAACCATGCGGGGATCAGCCGCAGGCTATAAACGACCTGGTCAGGGGTATAAAAAATAACCTGAAACATCAGGTGCTGCTTGGCGTAACCGGTTCGGGTAAAACCTTTACCATGGCCCACGTCATAGAGAGTGTGCAGAAGCCTGCACTGATCATGGCCCCTAACAAGACCCTGGCTGCCCAACTCTATGGTGAATTCAAGAATCTTTTTCCTGAAAATGCGGTTGAGTATTTTGTGAGTTACTATGATTATTATCAGCCTGAGGCATATATCCCACAGTCTGATACCTATATCCAGAAGGACTCCAGCATCAATGAAAACATAGACAAGATGCGGCATTCAGCTACACGGTCTCTCCTTGACAGGGATGATGTTATTATCATTGCAAGTGTCTCCTGTATCTACGGCCTTGGTTCCCCTGAGGCATACCATGATATGATCCTGTATGCGGAAAAGGGTGACAAGCTATCAAGGGATATTGCAGTAAAAAAACTGGTAGAGATCTATTATGAAAGGGGTGACTTTGATTTTTACAGGGGCAGGTTCAGGGTGAGGGGCGATATACTTGACATCTTTCCTGCCTATGAAGAGGATAAGGCCATAAGGATAACCTTCTGGGGAGATGATGTTGAGGCCATTCAGGAGATTGACCCGCTTACCGGAAAGGTCAAAAAAGAGCTCAACAGGATCACCATCTATCCTGCAACCCATTATGTAACATCCGCTGAGATAAGGGACAAGGCAATAAAGGGTATAAGGGAGGAGATGAAGCAGAGGGTAGAGGAATTCAGGAATAACAATAAATTTATCGAGGCGCAGCGTATTGAGGAGCGCACCCTTTTTGATCTGGAGATGATGATCGAGATGGGCTATTGCCACGGCATAGAAAACTATTCACGGCACCTTACAGGAAGGGGTCAGGGCGAGGCGCCCCCAACGCTCCTTGATTATTTCCCAAAGGATTTTCTGCTCTTTATTGATGAGAGCCATATCACGGTCCCGCAGATAGGCGGGATGTACCGTGGAGACCGATCCAGAAAAGAGACGCTGGTAAGTTATGGTTTCCGACTGCCATCAGCGCTGGATAACAGGCCGCTCAAATTTGAAGAGTTTAATGAAAGGCTAAATCAGATAGTGTATGTCTCTGCAACACCTGGCCCCTATGAGCTTGAAAAAGGCGAGGCCATAACCGAGCAGATAATCAGGCCAACCGGCCTGATTGATCCTGAAATTATGATTGTCCCGGCAAAGGATCAGGTTGACGATCTGCTTTACAGGATAAGGGAGAGGGTAAAAAATAACGAACGTGTGCTGGTAACAACTCTTACCAAAAGGATGGCAGAGGACCTTGCTGAATATTACTCTGAGCTTAACGTAAAGGTCAGGTATCTCCATTCGGATATAAAGACTATCGAAAGGATGGAGATCATCAGGGATTTAAGACTGGGTGTATTTGATGTGCTGATAGGCATCAACCTTCTGAGAGAGGGGCTTGACATCCCTGAGGTATCCCTTGTTGCTATTATGGACGCTGACAAGGAGGGTTTTTTAAGGTCAGAGAGGTCCCTTATCCAGACATGTGGCAGGGCAGCCAGAAATCTGAACGGCACGGTTATTCTATATGCGGATCAGGTTACAGGCTCAATGGAAAGGGCGATTGATGAGAGCAACAGGCGAAGGGAGATTCAGCTTAAATACAATATTGAAAACAATATCACACCTGAATCCATTGCAAAGGA
- a CDS encoding cysteine--tRNA ligase, which produces MKLYNTATRQKEIFIPLVEGKVGMYVCGVTVYDHSHIGHARSAIVFDVLVRYFRERGFSVTYVRNFTDVDDKIINRANELGKKPSSLAQEHIDSFNEDMKALYVMKPDIEPRATEHIGNMIKMIQLLIDKGFAYEVDGDVFYAVEKLDDYGRLSGRKLDEMKAGSRIDINDKKRHPMDFTLWKPSKPGEPMWDSPWGKGRPGWHMECSVMSNNYLGSTFDIHGGGQDLLFPHHENERAQSKAATGGEFARYWVHNGFLTVESEKMSKSLGNFIYIKDALHNYHPEVLRFFLLSKQYRSPLDFAKKDVLDFQAGLVRIYRTLQRVEELTGPVEGNGQPNIQGLLANEQKNDFLNRFINLMDDDLNTAGVVGIIFDRIKELNRIMDDAGDRPSKEAIDQLKDERAALQKVGAVLGILNFKPSVFISQIEKPSDIDESEIEGLIKQRKEARAQKEWAKADEIRNKLKQMGIVLEDKEGVTKWRKDI; this is translated from the coding sequence ATGAAATTATATAACACAGCAACACGACAGAAAGAAATTTTTATTCCCCTTGTTGAAGGGAAAGTTGGGATGTATGTATGCGGCGTAACGGTTTATGATCATTCACATATCGGTCATGCACGTTCAGCCATTGTGTTTGATGTACTTGTAAGATACTTCAGGGAAAGAGGCTTCTCTGTAACTTATGTGCGCAACTTTACAGATGTGGATGATAAGATAATCAACCGCGCCAATGAACTTGGAAAAAAGCCCTCTTCTCTTGCTCAGGAGCACATTGACTCATTCAATGAGGATATGAAGGCCCTTTATGTCATGAAGCCGGATATTGAACCCAGGGCAACAGAACACATAGGTAACATGATCAAGATGATCCAGCTCCTGATTGACAAGGGATTTGCATATGAGGTTGATGGCGATGTCTTTTATGCTGTGGAAAAACTGGATGATTACGGCAGGCTTTCAGGCAGAAAGCTTGATGAGATGAAGGCGGGGAGCCGCATAGATATAAATGATAAAAAACGCCATCCAATGGATTTTACACTCTGGAAACCCTCCAAGCCCGGAGAGCCTATGTGGGACAGCCCCTGGGGTAAAGGAAGACCGGGATGGCATATGGAATGTTCTGTGATGAGCAATAATTACCTGGGCAGCACCTTTGACATACATGGCGGCGGCCAGGACCTTCTATTCCCTCATCATGAAAATGAGAGGGCACAGTCAAAGGCGGCCACAGGAGGTGAGTTTGCCCGCTACTGGGTGCATAATGGGTTTCTTACTGTTGAGTCCGAAAAGATGTCCAAGTCCCTTGGCAATTTTATATATATAAAAGATGCCCTGCACAATTATCACCCTGAGGTGCTGAGGTTTTTCCTGCTTTCAAAACAGTATAGAAGCCCTCTTGATTTTGCAAAAAAGGATGTGCTGGATTTCCAGGCTGGCCTTGTACGAATATACCGCACCCTCCAGAGGGTTGAAGAGCTTACTGGGCCTGTAGAGGGTAATGGTCAACCCAATATTCAGGGGTTACTGGCTAATGAACAGAAAAATGATTTTTTAAACCGGTTTATCAACCTTATGGATGATGACCTGAATACTGCCGGTGTTGTGGGTATTATCTTTGACAGGATAAAAGAGCTTAACAGGATCATGGATGATGCAGGTGACCGCCCTTCTAAAGAAGCCATAGATCAGCTTAAAGATGAAAGAGCAGCCCTGCAAAAAGTTGGAGCTGTACTGGGTATATTGAATTTTAAACCATCGGTCTTTATTTCACAGATTGAAAAGCCCTCTGACATTGATGAATCTGAGATCGAGGGACTCATAAAACAGAGGAAAGAGGCCAGGGCTCAGAAAGAGTGGGCAAAGGCGGATGAGATAAGAAATAAACTCAAGCAGATGGGCATTGTACTGGAAGATAAAGAAGGCGTCACCAAATGGCGAAAAGATATATGA
- a CDS encoding 2-C-methyl-D-erythritol 2,4-cyclodiphosphate synthase translates to MFRIGFGYDAHRLVEGRRLILGGIEIPWRLGLLGHSDADVLVHAIMDGILGALGRGDIGRHFPDTDPAYKDKDSLLMLKSVMSMVREDGYQINNVDCTIVAQQPKLSPHIEAMIDKLATVLAVEKGSVNIKATTTEGMGFAGRGEGMGAYAAVSLVKKV, encoded by the coding sequence ATGTTCCGCATAGGTTTCGGATATGATGCGCACCGCCTGGTTGAGGGGCGAAGGCTGATACTGGGTGGAATCGAAATCCCCTGGAGGCTTGGCCTGCTTGGCCATTCAGATGCTGATGTGCTTGTCCATGCAATAATGGACGGGATACTTGGCGCACTTGGGAGAGGAGATATTGGAAGGCATTTCCCTGATACAGACCCTGCTTACAAGGATAAAGACAGTCTCCTGATGTTAAAGAGCGTCATGTCCATGGTAAGGGAGGATGGTTATCAGATAAATAATGTTGACTGCACCATTGTGGCACAACAGCCAAAACTCTCTCCCCACATTGAAGCTATGATAGATAAATTGGCCACTGTACTTGCGGTAGAAAAAGGCAGTGTAAATATCAAGGCAACAACAACCGAAGGGATGGGCTTTGCAGGTCGGGGTGAAGGCATGGGGGCATATGCGGCAGTCAGCCTGGTGAAGAAGGTCTAA
- a CDS encoding zinc ribbon domain-containing protein codes for MPIYEYQCTKCNEEFECIVLGNDTVTCPKCDTRKVKRKISACSHKSGGKGGGDYSSSSRSSSSGCSSCAGGSCTSCH; via the coding sequence ATGCCTATTTATGAATATCAATGCACAAAGTGCAATGAAGAGTTTGAGTGTATTGTACTCGGAAATGATACAGTCACATGCCCTAAATGTGATACCAGAAAGGTAAAGCGTAAGATCTCCGCATGTAGCCACAAAAGCGGCGGCAAAGGTGGTGGGGATTATTCCTCATCTTCCAGATCATCCTCATCCGGTTGCTCTTCCTGTGCAGGCGGAAGCTGCACTTCGTGCCATTAA
- a CDS encoding D-sedoheptulose 7-phosphate isomerase, protein MENIFQESVRVKEQFIKENYNDLITLARKIASAFTRDRKLMLCGNGGSAADAQHIAAEFVNRLEMERPPLPAISLATDSSIITCIGNDYSFNDIFTKQVKAIGLEGDVLLAISTSGNSQNVISAAETASEMGIYVAALTGGKGGKLKDVSDLCLIVPSESTARTQESHILAGHIICKLVDHILFQGGE, encoded by the coding sequence ATAGAAAATATTTTCCAGGAGAGTGTAAGAGTAAAGGAGCAGTTTATCAAAGAGAACTATAATGACCTGATCACCCTTGCCAGAAAAATAGCATCCGCATTTACAAGAGACCGGAAGCTGATGCTTTGCGGGAATGGCGGTAGCGCTGCTGACGCACAGCATATTGCAGCTGAATTTGTCAACCGGCTTGAAATGGAGAGACCTCCCCTTCCGGCCATATCTCTTGCGACTGATTCCTCTATTATCACATGCATAGGCAATGACTATTCTTTTAATGATATTTTCACCAAACAGGTGAAAGCTATTGGCCTGGAGGGGGATGTTCTCCTTGCAATAAGCACGAGCGGTAATTCACAGAATGTAATATCAGCAGCAGAGACAGCAAGTGAGATGGGCATTTATGTGGCTGCACTTACCGGCGGCAAGGGCGGAAAACTGAAAGATGTGAGTGATCTCTGCCTTATTGTCCCAAGTGAGAGTACCGCAAGGACACAGGAAAGCCATATCCTGGCCGGGCACATTATCTGCAAACTTGTGGATCATATTTTATTCCAGGGAGGAGAATAG
- a CDS encoding L-seryl-tRNA(Sec) selenium transferase, with protein sequence MIDNRAELYRMIPAVDRLLDNPVIKDIAEHYPRTLILRAINEILSETRKGIEKGDISKESRTIDPENIVNMIVIRLEFLSHLSLRNVINATGVILHTNLGRSILAERVIERLIDISRGYSNLEYDLEKGKRGSRYTHVEGILKELTSAEAGMVVNNNAAAVLITLETLAKEREVIVSRGELVEIGGSFRIPDVMKKSGARMIEVGTTNKTHLNDYEAAITSETAAILKVHKSNFQIIGFHDEVKRSTLVELGRKHNIPVIEDLGSGSFIDLSKYGYQWEPTVQQVVNEGVDIVTFSGDKLLGGPQAGIIIGKKELVEKIRKNQLNRALRIDKLTLAALEETLNIYRDEQKAVETIPTLSMICRSYEDLKLKVQRLYRMIPVKEGSSFKIDMINGTSKTGGGALPLLELPTRLLRLNPVKMTAHEISEALKSCTPPIIVRVEQESVLLDVRTIQEKELKPVAECINNLNKIIV encoded by the coding sequence ATGATAGATAACAGAGCAGAATTATACAGGATGATACCGGCAGTTGACCGGCTGCTTGATAACCCTGTAATAAAAGATATTGCAGAGCACTACCCCAGAACCCTTATCCTGCGGGCAATAAATGAGATACTCTCTGAAACAAGAAAGGGCATAGAAAAGGGGGACATATCAAAAGAGAGCCGTACGATTGATCCGGAAAACATCGTCAATATGATTGTTATTAGGCTCGAATTCCTTTCACACCTGAGCCTTCGTAATGTAATTAATGCTACAGGTGTTATCCTGCATACGAATCTTGGCCGGTCAATACTGGCAGAAAGGGTTATTGAAAGATTAATTGATATAAGCAGGGGTTACAGTAATCTGGAATATGACCTTGAAAAGGGAAAACGTGGCAGCAGGTATACCCATGTGGAGGGTATTTTAAAAGAGCTGACCTCAGCGGAGGCGGGAATGGTGGTAAACAATAACGCTGCCGCTGTACTTATTACCCTTGAGACATTGGCAAAAGAGCGCGAGGTTATTGTCTCAAGAGGAGAACTTGTGGAGATAGGCGGCTCTTTCAGGATACCTGATGTCATGAAAAAAAGCGGTGCAAGAATGATAGAGGTTGGGACAACCAACAAGACCCATCTTAATGATTATGAAGCAGCTATAACATCTGAAACCGCTGCCATATTGAAGGTGCATAAAAGCAATTTCCAGATAATAGGTTTTCACGATGAGGTAAAGAGGTCAACGCTTGTTGAACTGGGCAGAAAACACAATATCCCTGTTATTGAAGACCTTGGCAGCGGCTCTTTTATTGATCTCTCCAAATATGGTTATCAATGGGAACCAACCGTCCAGCAGGTGGTTAACGAAGGTGTGGATATTGTAACATTCAGCGGGGATAAACTATTAGGTGGCCCGCAGGCAGGGATAATAATCGGTAAAAAGGAGCTTGTTGAAAAGATACGTAAAAACCAGCTTAACAGGGCACTGAGGATTGATAAGCTTACACTTGCCGCACTGGAAGAGACCCTGAATATATACAGGGATGAACAAAAGGCAGTTGAGACAATTCCTACGCTCAGTATGATATGCAGGTCATACGAGGACCTTAAATTAAAAGTGCAAAGACTGTATCGCATGATACCTGTAAAGGAGGGGAGCAGTTTCAAGATCGACATGATAAATGGAACATCCAAGACAGGAGGAGGGGCTTTACCACTGCTGGAACTCCCAACACGGCTTTTGAGACTTAATCCGGTAAAAATGACTGCCCATGAGATAAGCGAGGCACTAAAATCCTGCACCCCTCCCATTATAGTAAGGGTTGAGCAGGAGAGCGTACTCCTGGATGTCAGGACAATACAGGAAAAGGAGCTTAAGCCTGTAGCAGAATGCATTAATAATCTGAATAAAATCATTGTGTAA